From a single Sediminibacterium sp. KACHI17 genomic region:
- a CDS encoding universal stress protein, protein MKKILVPTDFSATAKNAALYAFKLAEQLRAEEVILYHGYQAPVNIDPMVPTIVMPDIDTLKESSEHALAHFKSVVCPFCEPSIKVTTLARYDHLGDGLDSICHETGAGLIVMGITGASLLEEKLIGSNTLSVAENGTIPVIIVPSKAVFTKIEEVMLACDFKKVVETTPVQPIKNILDATGAKLFVLHVDHENKQWSADTPFESLMLDTLLYGYKPEYLFENNDNFVEAVNIVALEKMVDLIITIPKKHGLFAGLFHSSATKKLAYHSNVPIMVIHE, encoded by the coding sequence ATGAAAAAGATACTCGTTCCCACTGATTTCTCTGCTACAGCTAAGAATGCTGCATTGTATGCATTTAAACTGGCTGAACAATTGCGTGCTGAAGAAGTGATCTTGTATCATGGTTATCAGGCACCTGTGAATATAGATCCTATGGTTCCAACGATAGTAATGCCAGATATTGATACATTGAAAGAAAGTAGTGAACATGCGTTGGCACACTTTAAATCAGTAGTATGTCCCTTTTGTGAACCCTCTATCAAAGTCACTACCCTGGCTAGATATGATCATTTGGGAGATGGATTAGATAGCATATGTCATGAAACAGGTGCAGGACTGATCGTTATGGGAATTACCGGCGCCAGTTTATTGGAAGAAAAACTGATCGGTAGTAATACATTGAGTGTAGCAGAGAATGGAACCATTCCTGTGATCATTGTGCCATCAAAGGCGGTATTCACCAAGATAGAGGAAGTAATGCTTGCTTGTGATTTCAAAAAAGTGGTAGAGACAACACCTGTTCAGCCCATTAAAAATATTCTCGATGCCACCGGAGCAAAGCTTTTTGTTTTGCATGTAGATCATGAAAACAAACAATGGTCTGCAGATACACCTTTTGAAAGCCTGATGTTGGATACACTTTTGTATGGTTATAAACCTGAGTACCTGTTTGAAAACAATGACAACTTTGTTGAAGCAGTCAATATTGTGGCACTTGAAAAAATGGTAGACCTTATCATTACCATTCCGAAAAAGCACGGACTATTCGCAGGACTGTTTCATAGTAGTGCCACTAAAAAATTGGCTTATCACAGTAATGTGCCCATAATGGTGATACACGAATAA
- a CDS encoding NADP-dependent isocitrate dehydrogenase, which yields MTKIAVAKGDGIGPEIMDAVLSIFDAAKVPLEYDFVDMGKWVFDKGYSNGMTPEAQQTIESLGILFKGPMETPKGKGVKSVNVTARKTWNTYANKRTFQTLHGVDTVFSKAGIPIDITIVRENIEDTYGGIEHMLTHDVALSRRFITRPGSMQVIKYAFEMAKKKGAKRITCGHKANIMKITDGLFLEVFYEVAKEYPELKADDVIVDDLCMKLVSRPDLFDVVVLTNLQGDIVSDLCAGLVGGLGFAPSANIGDHISIFEAVHGTAPDIAGKNIANPTALLLSGIGMLRHLGLMESAAKIENALLYTLESGIHTGDFGDKGTPSSDTTTFANAIINNFGKQPEHNPKPVLADLPVTQTVFKLERNPMLESNEESEERIVGVDMFIESNEQPQLVAEKCLQHTLDLFKLVTISNRGTQVWPKGSVFTNLINQYRCRFESVGEVGLTQVDILELYKRLSTDFKICSTELLNAWGDKKGYSLAQGQ from the coding sequence ATGACAAAGATTGCCGTAGCTAAAGGGGATGGAATTGGTCCCGAAATCATGGATGCTGTTTTGTCGATTTTTGATGCCGCCAAAGTGCCATTGGAATATGATTTTGTTGATATGGGTAAATGGGTGTTTGACAAAGGCTACAGCAATGGAATGACCCCGGAAGCTCAGCAAACGATCGAGTCATTGGGGATCCTTTTTAAAGGACCGATGGAAACACCCAAAGGAAAGGGTGTGAAGAGTGTAAATGTTACAGCTCGGAAAACATGGAATACGTATGCGAATAAGCGCACTTTCCAAACATTACATGGTGTAGATACTGTATTTAGTAAAGCGGGTATTCCCATTGATATCACCATCGTTCGTGAAAACATTGAAGATACTTATGGTGGTATCGAACATATGCTGACGCATGACGTAGCATTGAGCCGACGCTTCATCACTCGTCCGGGAAGTATGCAGGTGATCAAGTATGCATTTGAAATGGCGAAGAAAAAAGGCGCAAAAAGGATCACTTGCGGACACAAAGCCAATATCATGAAGATCACTGATGGCTTGTTCCTTGAAGTATTTTATGAAGTAGCAAAAGAATATCCTGAACTGAAGGCTGATGATGTGATTGTTGATGATCTCTGTATGAAATTGGTTAGTCGCCCTGATCTTTTTGATGTAGTGGTACTAACGAATCTTCAGGGTGATATTGTGAGTGACCTTTGTGCAGGATTAGTGGGTGGACTAGGTTTCGCTCCTTCAGCCAATATTGGAGATCATATTTCAATTTTCGAAGCCGTACATGGAACAGCTCCGGATATTGCAGGAAAAAACATTGCCAATCCAACAGCACTGTTATTGAGTGGTATCGGTATGCTGCGTCACTTGGGATTGATGGAAAGTGCTGCGAAAATTGAGAACGCATTGTTGTATACACTCGAAAGCGGAATTCATACCGGTGACTTTGGAGATAAGGGTACTCCTTCTTCTGACACCACCACTTTTGCAAATGCCATTATCAATAATTTTGGAAAACAACCGGAACATAACCCCAAACCTGTTCTTGCAGATTTACCGGTGACACAAACTGTTTTCAAACTGGAGAGAAATCCGATGTTGGAAAGCAATGAAGAATCAGAAGAAAGAATCGTGGGTGTTGACATGTTTATTGAAAGCAATGAACAACCACAATTGGTAGCAGAAAAATGTTTGCAACATACTTTGGATCTTTTTAAGCTGGTGACCATCAGTAACCGAGGTACACAGGTATGGCCAAAGGGTTCTGTATTTACCAACCTGATCAACCAATACCGTTGTCGCTTTGAAAGTGTAGGCGAGGTAGGGCTGACCCAGGTAGATATCCTTGAATTATATAAGCGATTATCGACCGACTTTAAGATCTGTTCAACAGAGTTGTTGAATGCATGGGGTGATAAAAAGGGATATAGCCTGGCTCAAGGTCAGTAA
- a CDS encoding pyruvate dehydrogenase complex dihydrolipoamide acetyltransferase, with amino-acid sequence MAEVILMPRLSDTMTEGVIAAWHKNVGDAVKKGDLLAEIETDKATMELESYQDGILLHIGTPKGGKLQVNDLLAIFGKAGEDISALLAQHAGGNASAAPAAPEASPAPVAASSAPVPAMDVSNMEEVVLMPRLSDTMTEGVIAGWHKKIGDTVKKGEVLADIETDKATMELESYKDGVLLYQGAQPGEKIQVNDLLCIIGKEGLDVNAIVQAVKANGSAAPSSAPAAQPATPAPAPVASTPVQTETVINEGRIFASPLAKKIAGEKGIDLRYVKGTGDNGRITKNDVDAYVPAAATAPASPAAKSAAPIATAPAGQVSFEDVPVSQMRKTIARRLSESLFTAPHFYLTMTIDMDAAVAARAKINEVASVKISFNDMVLKATALALKQHPKVNSSWLGDTIRYNHHINIGVAVAVEDGLLVPVVRFADTKSLSQIGAEVKEYAQKAKDKKLQPADWEGSTFTISNLGMYGIDQFTAIINPPDSCILAVGGISQVPVVKNGQVVPGNIMKVTLSCDHRSVDGATGAAFLQTLKSLLEEPLRMLV; translated from the coding sequence ATGGCCGAAGTGATTTTAATGCCCCGCCTGAGTGATACCATGACCGAAGGTGTTATTGCCGCATGGCATAAAAATGTGGGTGATGCAGTAAAGAAAGGAGACCTCCTCGCAGAAATCGAAACCGATAAAGCCACTATGGAGCTGGAAAGCTACCAGGATGGTATTCTTCTACATATTGGAACACCGAAAGGTGGGAAGCTTCAGGTAAATGACCTGCTGGCTATTTTCGGTAAGGCCGGTGAAGATATTTCAGCATTATTGGCACAACATGCCGGAGGAAATGCATCTGCTGCTCCAGCAGCCCCTGAAGCATCGCCGGCTCCTGTTGCCGCTTCATCAGCACCCGTACCTGCTATGGATGTATCAAATATGGAAGAAGTGGTATTGATGCCTCGTTTAAGTGATACCATGACCGAAGGTGTGATAGCCGGATGGCATAAAAAAATAGGTGATACCGTTAAGAAAGGAGAAGTGCTGGCTGATATCGAAACTGATAAAGCCACCATGGAACTGGAAAGCTATAAGGATGGTGTATTACTGTATCAGGGTGCGCAACCCGGAGAAAAAATTCAGGTGAATGACCTGCTTTGTATCATCGGTAAAGAAGGATTGGATGTGAATGCGATTGTTCAGGCAGTGAAAGCCAATGGCTCTGCTGCACCTTCTTCTGCACCTGCAGCACAACCTGCTACTCCTGCACCAGCTCCTGTTGCATCTACTCCGGTTCAAACTGAGACCGTTATCAATGAAGGACGGATCTTTGCTTCTCCATTAGCCAAAAAGATCGCCGGTGAAAAAGGTATTGATCTTCGTTATGTAAAAGGAACTGGTGACAATGGGCGTATCACAAAAAATGATGTTGATGCATATGTTCCGGCCGCTGCTACAGCTCCGGCTTCACCAGCAGCTAAGTCTGCTGCTCCAATAGCAACAGCTCCTGCCGGACAAGTAAGTTTTGAAGATGTTCCTGTTTCTCAAATGAGAAAGACCATCGCTCGTCGCTTAAGTGAGAGTCTGTTCACAGCACCGCATTTCTATCTCACCATGACGATCGATATGGATGCAGCTGTTGCAGCACGTGCTAAGATCAATGAAGTGGCGTCTGTGAAGATCAGTTTCAATGATATGGTATTAAAAGCAACCGCATTGGCACTGAAACAACATCCAAAAGTGAATAGCAGTTGGCTGGGCGATACGATCAGATACAATCATCATATCAATATTGGTGTTGCAGTTGCGGTAGAAGATGGATTATTGGTACCTGTAGTTCGTTTTGCTGATACCAAATCACTCAGTCAGATCGGTGCTGAAGTAAAAGAATACGCACAAAAAGCAAAAGATAAAAAATTACAACCTGCAGATTGGGAGGGAAGTACTTTCACGATTTCTAATCTGGGTATGTATGGAATTGATCAGTTCACTGCGATCATCAATCCACCAGACTCTTGTATCCTTGCCGTAGGTGGTATTTCACAAGTGCCTGTTGTTAAAAACGGACAAGTAGTTCCGGGCAATATCATGAAAGTGACATTGAGCTGCGATCACCGTTCTGTAGATGGTGCAACCGGTGCTGCATTCTTACAAACCTTAAAGTCATTGTTAGAAGAGCCATTAAGAATGCTCGTATAA
- a CDS encoding PQQ-binding-like beta-propeller repeat protein encodes MKKLVVVALVMLTINIQAQIKPFRFAFISDTHIGSPNGSAEEDLRRTVADINQMTDIAFVVLTGDITELGTTEEIKMAKAILSELKVPYYIIPGNHDTGWSETGGVAFVQVFGYDKFIFEHNGITFIGCASGPYVRMSDGHIPRDAVNWLDKELNQLKKDQPIVFLNHYPLDNGLDNWYEAIDRLKKKNTIAALCGHGHANKAMNFEGIPAVMGRSNLRAKAEIGGYNLVDVRADSMLFSERRPGLETRASWTGIRIAQHDYQTSAASMRPSYAVNDSFPNVKAKWVHHSPANVISTPATDGKLVFFGNSMGTITAVDIVSGKEKWKFQTLGSVFSSPAIAGKQVIMGSGDGWVYCLQNNTGKLIWKYQTGAAVLGSPLIENDKVYIGSSDHHFRALELATGKEIWSFGGLNGPVMSKPVIEGEKIIFGAWDRNLYALNKSNGQLIWQWNNGSTVLNFSPAACIPVIKDQVVYVVAPDRYINAIDLETGKTLWRNNEATVRESIGISNDGKFVYGKTMNDWIVAFPTSREKQSVAWKVNCGFGYEHVPSMLIEKDNTIVFGTKSGRVYAVDPVKQEKKWVYKIDNSMVNTVNMLSNKQIIAATMDGKVTLLEVKE; translated from the coding sequence ATGAAGAAATTAGTTGTTGTTGCATTGGTAATGTTGACCATCAACATTCAGGCACAGATCAAACCTTTTCGTTTTGCTTTTATCTCTGATACGCATATTGGCTCTCCCAATGGCAGTGCAGAAGAAGATCTAAGAAGAACCGTAGCAGATATCAATCAAATGACCGATATCGCTTTTGTGGTACTTACCGGTGATATCACGGAATTAGGAACAACAGAAGAGATCAAGATGGCCAAAGCGATCCTAAGTGAATTAAAAGTTCCCTACTACATCATTCCCGGCAATCATGATACCGGTTGGAGTGAAACAGGGGGTGTTGCTTTTGTTCAGGTCTTTGGTTATGATAAGTTCATCTTTGAACACAATGGTATTACTTTCATTGGTTGCGCTTCCGGGCCTTATGTGCGTATGAGTGATGGACATATCCCGCGTGATGCCGTGAATTGGCTCGATAAAGAATTGAACCAGCTAAAGAAAGATCAGCCGATTGTCTTCCTCAATCATTATCCACTGGATAATGGACTGGATAATTGGTATGAAGCCATCGACAGGTTGAAAAAAAAGAATACCATCGCTGCGTTATGTGGTCATGGTCATGCCAATAAAGCCATGAATTTTGAAGGTATTCCTGCGGTGATGGGTCGCTCTAATCTGAGAGCAAAGGCTGAGATCGGCGGGTATAATTTGGTGGATGTACGTGCTGACTCTATGCTCTTTTCAGAACGCAGACCCGGACTGGAAACCCGTGCTTCCTGGACGGGCATTCGGATCGCACAACATGATTATCAGACAAGTGCAGCAAGCATGCGTCCTTCTTATGCTGTCAATGATAGTTTTCCCAATGTAAAAGCCAAATGGGTACACCACTCTCCTGCCAATGTCATTTCTACTCCTGCTACAGATGGTAAACTGGTGTTTTTTGGGAACAGTATGGGAACGATCACTGCAGTGGATATAGTATCAGGAAAAGAAAAATGGAAGTTTCAAACCCTAGGTTCTGTTTTTTCCTCTCCGGCTATTGCGGGTAAGCAAGTGATCATGGGTTCGGGAGACGGATGGGTGTATTGTTTACAAAACAACACAGGAAAACTGATCTGGAAATACCAAACAGGTGCTGCTGTTTTGGGATCACCGCTCATTGAAAATGACAAGGTATATATCGGCTCGAGTGACCACCATTTCAGGGCGCTGGAGCTTGCTACGGGTAAAGAAATATGGAGTTTTGGAGGATTGAATGGCCCGGTCATGAGTAAACCTGTGATCGAGGGAGAGAAGATCATTTTTGGTGCATGGGATCGGAATCTTTATGCTTTGAATAAAAGCAATGGACAGTTGATCTGGCAGTGGAACAATGGATCTACCGTATTGAATTTCTCACCGGCAGCCTGTATTCCGGTGATCAAAGATCAGGTAGTGTATGTGGTAGCACCAGATCGTTACATCAATGCAATTGACCTGGAAACCGGTAAAACATTATGGAGAAACAATGAAGCCACGGTCAGAGAATCTATCGGTATTTCCAATGACGGAAAATTTGTGTACGGAAAAACCATGAATGATTGGATAGTCGCATTCCCTACCTCTAGGGAAAAGCAGTCTGTTGCGTGGAAAGTCAACTGTGGCTTTGGTTACGAGCATGTTCCCTCAATGCTGATAGAAAAAGACAATACCATCGTTTTTGGTACAAAAAGTGGAAGAGTATATGCCGTTGACCCGGTGAAACAGGAGAAAAAATGGGTGTATAAGATCGACAATTCGATGGTGAATACTGTGAATATGCTGAGCAATAAACAGATCATTGCAGCAACCATGGATGGCAAAGTGACCCTCCTGGAAGTGAAAGAATAA
- a CDS encoding NAD+ synthase — MKISIAQQNYHIGNFEENTRKIIAAIEAAKAEGSELIIFSEMSVCGYPARDFVEFSDFIDKCYQAVDQIREHADTIGVLIGSPSHNKIQKGKDLFNAAFFLYEKEVKAEIHKTLLPTYDVFDEYRYFEPAYEWKIVPFKGKKLAITICEDIWNLGDNPLYRICPMDQLMDQQPDVMLNISASPFDYTHDEDRKSVIKANVQKYKIPMFYCNSVGSQTEIIFDGASLVFDKDANLCGALPMFKEAMATWELNDDGSINAPVLEPASRVPDKELNPATLEPALNIAQVYDALIMGIRDYFSKMGFSKAILGSSGGIDSAVTLAIACDALGKENVRAILMPSPYSTDHSVNDAVQLSKNLGNPYDIIRIDEVYQSFLQTLQPVFNDLPFSLAEENIQSRSRGNLLMAIANKFGYILLNTSNKSELATGYGTLYGDMAGGLGVLGDCYKLQVYALAQYINRQREIIPANIITKAPSAELRPNQKDSDSLPDYTVLDQILYQYIEKRKGPAEIKTMGYDRALVDRTLKMVNNNEYKRNQFCPIIRVSPKAFGVGRRVPIVGKYLN, encoded by the coding sequence ATGAAGATCAGTATCGCACAACAGAATTATCATATCGGAAATTTTGAAGAGAATACACGTAAGATCATTGCAGCCATTGAAGCTGCCAAAGCTGAAGGATCAGAGCTGATCATTTTCAGTGAGATGAGTGTATGCGGTTATCCTGCCAGAGACTTTGTAGAATTCAGTGATTTTATTGATAAGTGTTATCAGGCTGTTGATCAGATCCGTGAACATGCAGATACGATTGGTGTTTTAATCGGCTCTCCATCGCACAATAAAATACAAAAGGGTAAAGATCTTTTTAATGCAGCTTTCTTCTTGTATGAAAAGGAAGTTAAAGCTGAGATACACAAAACTTTATTGCCTACTTATGATGTGTTTGATGAATACCGATATTTCGAACCCGCTTATGAATGGAAGATCGTTCCTTTCAAAGGAAAGAAATTAGCGATCACTATTTGTGAAGACATCTGGAATCTCGGTGACAACCCATTGTACAGAATTTGTCCGATGGATCAGTTGATGGACCAACAACCGGATGTTATGTTGAACATCAGTGCATCGCCATTTGATTATACCCATGACGAAGACAGAAAATCGGTGATCAAAGCCAATGTGCAGAAGTATAAGATTCCTATGTTCTACTGCAATTCTGTGGGTAGCCAAACAGAGATCATTTTTGATGGTGCTTCGTTGGTATTCGATAAAGACGCTAATCTCTGTGGTGCTTTACCGATGTTCAAAGAAGCGATGGCTACATGGGAACTGAATGATGACGGCAGTATCAATGCTCCTGTTTTGGAACCAGCAAGCCGTGTACCTGATAAAGAATTAAATCCCGCTACCTTAGAACCTGCGTTGAACATTGCTCAGGTCTATGATGCCTTGATCATGGGCATCCGTGATTATTTTTCAAAGATGGGTTTCAGTAAAGCGATCCTTGGATCCTCCGGTGGTATTGATTCAGCAGTTACCCTTGCGATTGCCTGTGATGCTTTAGGCAAAGAAAATGTTCGTGCCATTTTGATGCCTTCGCCTTATTCTACTGATCACTCGGTGAATGATGCAGTTCAGCTAAGTAAGAATCTGGGTAACCCTTATGACATCATCCGCATTGATGAAGTTTACCAGTCTTTTTTACAAACATTACAACCTGTTTTCAATGACCTGCCATTTTCATTGGCAGAAGAAAACATTCAAAGCAGAAGCAGGGGTAATTTATTGATGGCTATTGCAAATAAATTCGGATACATCCTCCTCAACACTTCCAATAAAAGTGAATTGGCAACAGGTTATGGAACCTTGTATGGAGATATGGCTGGGGGCTTAGGTGTATTGGGAGATTGTTATAAACTACAAGTGTATGCGTTGGCACAATATATCAACCGTCAGAGAGAGATCATTCCTGCGAATATTATTACCAAAGCGCCGAGTGCAGAATTAAGACCGAATCAAAAAGACAGTGATAGTTTACCAGATTATACTGTATTGGATCAGATACTCTATCAATACATAGAAAAACGAAAAGGTCCGGCCGAGATCAAAACAATGGGCTATGATAGGGCATTAGTAGACAGAACATTAAAGATGGTCAACAACAATGAATACAAACGAAATCAGTTTTGTCCGATCATTCGCGTATCCCCCAAAGCTTTTGGCGTAGGTAGAAGAGTCCCCATAGTAGGCAAATACTTGAACTAA
- the apaG gene encoding Co2+/Mg2+ efflux protein ApaG, whose protein sequence is MVSKISEGVEISVETFFQSDYSNPLNGEYMFAYRITIENHNNFTIKLLRRHWHIFDSNGEHREVEGEGVVGVQPILRPGEHYQYVSGCNLRTEMGRMHGSYLMENQDTKTFFDVNIPSFDMIVPAKMN, encoded by the coding sequence ATGGTATCCAAAATTTCAGAAGGGGTTGAGATCAGTGTAGAGACTTTTTTTCAGTCTGATTACAGCAACCCGCTGAATGGAGAGTATATGTTTGCGTATCGCATTACCATCGAAAATCACAACAATTTCACCATTAAGTTACTGCGCAGACACTGGCATATTTTCGATAGCAATGGAGAACATCGTGAAGTAGAAGGTGAAGGCGTAGTTGGCGTACAGCCTATATTACGTCCGGGTGAGCATTACCAATATGTTAGCGGTTGTAACTTACGAACGGAGATGGGAAGAATGCATGGCAGTTATCTCATGGAAAATCAGGATACCAAAACTTTCTTCGATGTCAATATCCCCTCTTTCGATATGATCGTTCCTGCTAAAATGAATTGA
- a CDS encoding zinc-dependent metalloprotease, producing the protein MKRYDGYFTYWWDANTGKIWLQVDKLNQEFLYVNSLPAGLGSNDVGLDRGQLGSTRIVTFHKIGKKLLMIQPNYRYRTNSSDEKERKAVQESFAQSAIAGFTIDEDEGDKVLVDATSFFLRDAHGIADRIRGMRQGSYTFNESRSAIYLPNTRNFPLNSEFEAIITFTGGSDAGRFVNAVTPSSEAITVRMHHSFVQLPDNQYKPRKYDIRSGYFGISYFDFSSPFTEPIEQMFISRHRLEKKDPTAAISDPVEPIVYYLDNGTPEPIRSALLEGGRWWNQAFEAAGYRNAFIIKMLPDDADPMDIRYNMINWVHRSTRGWSYGASVTDPRTGEIIKGQVTLGSLRVRQDHLIFTGLLSPYETGKPVPATMREAALQRLRQLSAHEIGHTLGLQHNYASSYNDRGSVMDYPHPNIFVNSKGEIDFSKVYTNEIGEWDKRAITYGYQDFPDGTNEEKALKNLLEENTKKGLLFIADADARAAGGLHPYAHLWDNGKDVTDELKNVLQVRQKALDQFSEKAIQEAMPMSRLEDVLVPVYNYHRYQIEAVVKLIGGMNYSYNVRGDVQQQPQILDNAIQQKALKAALDCLSPDVLTLPDRISLMIPPRPPLYYGVGETFAKRTGMSFDPMAAAEALAHFELGFLFNAERANRLEQFKAQKGTLGWGEVLDAIIQKTWMAPKQEGLKGQVQAQTQQIVLTWLLALSQHNNANYMVKSICFDRLNNLKAYAKRQADLNPVTWRAHYLYAVERIEKPKDIELPQHAEIAPGAPIGCDEW; encoded by the coding sequence ATGAAACGGTATGATGGTTATTTCACTTATTGGTGGGATGCGAATACCGGTAAAATATGGTTACAGGTAGACAAACTGAATCAAGAGTTTCTTTATGTGAATTCTCTGCCCGCCGGATTAGGATCTAATGATGTCGGGCTTGATCGTGGACAATTGGGTAGTACCCGTATTGTGACCTTTCATAAAATAGGTAAGAAATTATTGATGATACAGCCTAACTATCGTTATCGCACCAACTCATCAGATGAAAAAGAAAGAAAAGCAGTACAAGAATCATTTGCTCAATCGGCCATTGCAGGCTTTACGATTGATGAAGATGAGGGTGATAAAGTGTTGGTAGATGCTACTTCCTTCTTTTTAAGAGATGCACACGGTATCGCTGATCGTATCCGTGGGATGCGTCAGGGTTCTTATACATTCAATGAATCTCGCTCTGCGATTTATCTTCCGAATACCCGCAATTTCCCTTTGAATAGTGAGTTTGAAGCCATCATTACTTTTACCGGAGGTAGTGATGCGGGTAGATTTGTGAATGCCGTAACCCCTTCTTCTGAAGCCATCACCGTTCGCATGCATCACTCTTTTGTACAGCTACCGGATAATCAATACAAGCCTCGTAAGTATGATATCCGTAGTGGTTATTTTGGTATCAGCTATTTTGATTTCAGTAGTCCATTTACCGAACCCATTGAACAGATGTTTATTTCCCGTCATCGACTGGAAAAGAAAGATCCAACAGCTGCCATTAGTGATCCGGTTGAACCTATTGTGTATTATTTAGACAATGGCACACCTGAACCTATTCGTTCTGCATTATTGGAAGGTGGTCGCTGGTGGAATCAGGCCTTTGAAGCAGCGGGTTACAGAAATGCTTTCATCATTAAAATGTTACCGGATGATGCCGATCCAATGGATATCCGTTACAATATGATTAATTGGGTGCATCGTTCAACCAGAGGATGGAGTTATGGCGCATCTGTTACTGATCCTCGTACCGGTGAGATCATCAAAGGACAGGTAACACTGGGCTCTTTACGTGTGCGTCAGGATCATTTGATCTTTACAGGACTCCTGTCACCCTATGAAACCGGCAAACCTGTTCCTGCTACAATGCGGGAAGCAGCACTGCAACGTTTACGCCAGTTATCGGCCCATGAGATCGGTCATACACTCGGATTACAACACAATTATGCATCCAGTTATAATGACCGTGGATCGGTGATGGATTATCCGCATCCCAATATTTTCGTAAACAGTAAAGGCGAGATCGATTTTTCGAAAGTATATACCAATGAGATCGGCGAATGGGATAAAAGAGCCATCACCTATGGCTATCAGGATTTCCCCGATGGTACCAATGAGGAAAAAGCTTTGAAGAATTTACTGGAAGAGAATACCAAAAAAGGATTACTGTTCATAGCAGATGCGGATGCCAGAGCTGCCGGTGGACTACATCCCTATGCCCACTTATGGGATAATGGAAAAGATGTGACCGATGAATTAAAAAATGTATTACAGGTTCGACAAAAAGCATTGGATCAATTCTCTGAAAAAGCCATTCAGGAAGCCATGCCAATGTCCAGATTAGAAGATGTATTGGTGCCGGTATACAATTATCATCGTTATCAGATCGAAGCCGTAGTAAAACTGATCGGCGGTATGAATTACAGTTATAATGTTCGTGGTGATGTACAACAACAACCACAGATACTGGACAATGCTATTCAGCAAAAAGCACTGAAAGCCGCATTGGATTGTTTATCACCGGATGTACTCACTTTACCTGATCGTATCAGCTTGATGATTCCTCCCAGACCGCCATTGTATTATGGTGTTGGAGAAACTTTTGCGAAAAGAACAGGGATGAGTTTTGATCCGATGGCAGCAGCGGAAGCCTTGGCGCATTTTGAATTGGGCTTTTTATTCAATGCAGAAAGAGCGAACAGACTCGAACAATTCAAAGCACAAAAAGGGACTTTGGGTTGGGGTGAAGTATTGGATGCCATCATTCAAAAAACTTGGATGGCACCAAAGCAGGAAGGATTAAAAGGTCAGGTTCAAGCGCAAACACAACAGATCGTATTGACGTGGTTACTTGCTTTAAGTCAGCATAACAATGCCAACTACATGGTGAAATCTATTTGCTTTGACAGATTGAATAATTTAAAAGCGTACGCAAAAAGACAAGCTGATTTGAATCCTGTTACATGGCGTGCTCATTATCTGTATGCAGTTGAAAGAATTGAAAAACCTAAAGACATTGAACTGCCCCAACATGCAGAAATAGCTCCAGGAGCACCGATCGGGTGTGATGAGTGGTGA
- a CDS encoding CoA-binding protein has translation MSKKTVVLGASENPSRYSYLAVNKLRAYGHPVVAIGNKKGVIGDIAITTERPEEKNTDTVTLYLNPQLQQHYYDYILSLKPKRIIFNPGTENDELEELAKSNGIQVMEACTLVLLGTGQY, from the coding sequence ATGAGTAAGAAAACAGTGGTGTTGGGTGCTTCGGAGAATCCATCACGTTATAGTTATTTGGCAGTAAATAAGCTTCGAGCCTATGGACATCCGGTGGTGGCTATCGGAAATAAAAAAGGAGTGATCGGTGATATAGCTATTACTACAGAAAGACCTGAAGAAAAAAATACAGATACAGTAACGCTCTATCTGAATCCACAATTACAGCAACATTATTATGATTATATTCTTTCGTTGAAACCCAAACGCATCATATTTAATCCGGGTACGGAAAATGATGAACTGGAAGAACTTGCGAAATCTAATGGAATTCAAGTGATGGAAGCTTGTACGTTGGTATTGTTAGGGACTGGACAGTATTGA